The genomic window CACCGAGCCTGCAGTTCGCCTGTCCCAGCGTTGCCTGATCCGACGGTTCCAGTGCAGCGACGCGCGGCACGAATGGTTCCACATCCGCCTTCACACCGAAAACAACTGTGACCATGCGTGCGATTGTTCCGGCCGACGTTCCCTGCCGGCTCGCTTCACCGCAGAAGTGCAGCAGTGCCGCCTCCAATGCGGCGAGGTGTTCCCGCAGTCCGCCCGTACCTAGGCCAAGAAAGCTGAAGAGATGACTGGAGAAGACATCGCTGTGGTCACGCTTTTTCTGCGGCAACAGCGCGTTTCGTTTCCAGGCGCGGTAAAAGAGGGAGACAAGACGGTGATGAAAGAGGTCGTAGAAGTCGCCCATGGAGTGATCCTTCGCCGTCTCCCGCGCGAGGACCAGTTCGTGATACCAATGCGGCAGCATGCCTGATGGACCGACGAGGCCCATGTGGGCAACCTCGACCTGGACGACGCCGTCGGCTCCGCAGCTCACACCGGCAACGTCGCCTGCGGGGAAGGCAAAGCCTTTCCGGGCCTTGAAGCGGATTCGCTCCGTGTCAGGCGAGATTGCCTCACCGACTCCCACGTCGCTCGGATGCATCCGCTCCAGCAGTTGGACGACCTGAAAAAATCGTGCGCCCTTCAGCGCGTTCCTTTTCACAGCAGCACCCTGTCGCCGCTTCGGGGAGGCCAAACCTTGATGACGGTGTCGTTGCTTGCATCCCTGGCAACCATCTGTACGAACGAATTCACCGAAACGTACTGCCCGAGGAATCTCTCCAGAATCGAGGAGAAGAGGTAAACGCCGCTGCCGACGTACTGCTCCTGGTCAAGAACGACGGTCACTTCGGTCCCACGGCAGAAGCCACCTGCCACCCTTCTGGTGACGGGGCGCGAGTTCACCGAGACGATGCCGTTGATCTGCTGCCTGGTGGCTGGCGACGCGGCAAAATCGTACAGCGACAGTAGCTCCCTCAGTGCACCCGCTCCACCGTCAACGAGTGAAAGGTAGTTCAAAGAGAGGTGGGAGATCAGACGCCGCTGCCGGGCACCATCGAGTGTGGGGCGCAAAGGCATGGTCGGCTTGACGAGGCAAGTGATCGCCGTTAAAGGCGCGGCAGACTCGGTTTCGAATGCACAGGCGGGAGCGCCGATGGAGAGTTTCGCTGGAAGATCGCGGTTGGAGCAGGTGGCGCGGACCAATACCGTTTCGTCACTCGGCGCGGTCCCATCGCCAGCAAGGTCGCAAAAGGAAAGGAAGATCTCGGTGCCGCCATCGTGCGGGCGCGAGGCTGGCCGTCGCTGCAACTGCCACAGACCCGCACCTTCACCAGCTTCACCATCTTCCCCGTTGCAGTCCGGAAAGACCGGGCGGTAGCGCTTCACCTGACCGGGTGCGGTGGACGCGGTGGAAGTCACCTCGTCCACGGTGAGCACCTCCATCGCCCCCTCCCGTCTCAGGTCCGGGACCACGCGGTAATCACTCTTCCGGTGATCCAGCCTGATCGGCTCGGCTACCCTTTGGAACGCGTTCACGACAGGGGTCGCGTAGAGGCAGAAAGTCTCCGGTCCAACGGTAAGAGGTTCCGGCACAGCGGTATCGAGGTAGCACAGCAGATCCAGGACGCGGCCGAACGCGCTATTTCTCAGTACGGACAGTCCGGTGATTTCGAAGAAGAGGAACTTCTGAGGAAATGCGAAGTATTCAAGGAGCAGCCGGTAGCCCGGAAAGGAGCGCTCAGGGTACGGGAAAAGCCCCTCGTCCGCGGCAAAGCCCACCGGAAGCAGGCAGCCGGGCGCAAGTTGCAGCGAGGCGGCGGACGAGGTGTCTGCAGATGCACATTCAACGGCGCAGACGTGGTTCATGAGCAACTGGTACAGCGGGAAGACGACCTGTGGCTGTCCGTTCAGATAAAAGCGCAGGGTATCGCCATGGAAGCGGGAAAAGTCGAGGCCGTTGTGAAAGAACAACCTGATCCTCACCATCCGCTGCGCACCCTTGATCAATTTTCCCGGTACCTCTAGGTGCGCGTCGATCACCTCTATGGGCCAGAGGGTAACGGGATAAACCGTCCTGAACCGGCAGGAAGTCCCGTTAACCGGCCTGGAAAAGAGCTCCGTCCCCCTTGCGACATGATAACCCGCCTCGGGGACGTTCCTGAAGAGCGGTGCGAAGCGCACAACGGACAGCGACGGGATCGGAGCGGTCAGTTGCGGGTAGAGAACTTCCAACAGCGACTGGGTGATCTCCGGCAGGCCGTCATCGATCTTGCGCTGAATGCGGGCGCACAAAAAGGCGCACGCCTCGATCAGGCGTTCTGTGTGCGGGTCCTCGCACTTGCCCGGCTCGAGCAGGAGCCTACCAGCGATTTTGGGATATTTCCTGGCGAAGTCGCTCCCCATATCGCGTAGGAAGCTCAGTTCTCTTTCGAAGTAGTCGAGGATGTCATCGGGCATGGCAGGTCACGAGAGAATGGTGTAGGAGCCGCTGTTGATATCGAAGTGGGTGTCGAAAGCCGTCGCAACCGCCACCGTTTCGATGTGCAGCACGGCCTCGATTCGGAAACTCAGGGTGCGTTCCTCCGGCGTCGGAGCAAAGCGGACCGTCACGTCTTTAAGCCGTGGCTCGAAGGAAGACAGGAGCCTGATGATCTCGAGGCGTATCGCCTGTCGCACCGCCTGCGAACGCGGGTTCTCCAGACTGAAATCGCGGCTGCCGTAGGTGAGGATTGAGTTGATGACGTGCGGAGCGAGTCCGAGGTTCGAGGTGAGGCCCGTGCATGACCTGGTGTTGAAGAGGTTCTCCAGGTCGCGCAGTACCGACGAGACCTGCGCATTGATGCCGGTGCGTGAACACTGGACAGGCTCATCCGGGCTTTCCGGCTGTTGGTCCATGAGCCTGTCCAGTAACGACTTTGCCGGTTCCGGCTGGTATCGCATTGTCCCTCCCGATCTGGATGCCTGTCCCGCTACACCTTCTTGTTCGTCTCGAGGTTCCACCCCGCCGCAACCTGTCCGCCGCCGGAGCCATCGGCGCGCATCTGCTGGGTGTAGGCGATTTCGATCTTGCCGAAGTTGAAGGCGATCTCCTCAACCGGGATGGCCTCACCCGCGTGGGCGCTGCCGCCGGGGCGGTCCAGGCTGATAATGACGTTGGAGAGCTTGTACTCCATGTATTTCAGCTTATCCCCGCCGGCGCGACAGATCTCCAGGGTCACGCTCGGAATGTGTTTCCCGTTGGCGCAGGCCTCGAAGAGCTTGGGGCTCGACTTGTCCAGTACCTTCACCACGCTGAAATCGGAAAAGCTCGCCCGCTCCGCCGACGCGCCTCCTGCGCTGCTTGCGGTGCCGGAAGTGGGCTGGGTGACGGAGAAGTTGTACGAGAGCACCTCGATCCAGTCCCTGTGCTTGTCGTCGCTGCTCTCCCCAGGGATCCCTTCTATCTTCAGGAAGGCATCAAAGGCCATTTTGCGTCCTCCTTTGCGCGTTCACCCTTCAGCCGTTTTGGGGCGAAGGGAGGTTGGCGACGAGCCTCAGCGAGATGGTGAGCTCGTCGAGCTGGTAATGGGGTTTCAGGAAGGCGACGGCGCGGTAGCATCCCGGCCGCCCCGGCTGGTCGTACACCTCCACACGTGCCTCCCGAAGCGGAAAGCGCGCCTTCATCTCCTGCCCGGCATCGTCGTCGAGAAGCACGTACCGGGAAATCCAACGGTTCAGGTAATCCTCGACGTTCTTCCTGGTCTCGAAGCTCCCCACCTTGTCGCGCATCATCGCCTTCAGGTAGTGGGCAAAGCGCGACACCGCGAGGATGTACGGCAACTGTCCGGAGAGTCTGGCGTTAGCATTGGCGAGGTCGGTGTCGTAGAGTTTCGGTTTGTGCGCGCTCTGCACGCTGAAGAAGGCGGCCGTGTCGGTTCCCTTGCAGTGCACGAGCGGAACGAACCCCAGATCGGCAAGCTCCTTTTCGCGCCGGTCCGTGATGGAGGTCTCGGTCGGACACTTCGCGGCCAGCTCACCCTCGCCGGTGTCGAAGGTGTGGATGGGAAGGTCGGCAACCGCCCCGCCCCCCTCGACACCGCGTATGGCGGCGGTCCAGCCGTAGCGGGAAAAGGCGTCGGTGACGCGCCCGGCGAGGCAGTAGGCAGCGTTACCCCAGAGATAGCTGCCGTGATCGGCCGTCTCCTCCTCGAACTGGAACGATTCCGCCGCGTCGCTTTCCGGCGTGTAGGGAAGCCGCATCAGCACGTGCGGCAGACAAAGCGCCACGTACTTCGCGTCCTCGGACATCCGGAAGGAGCGCCACCTGGTGTACTCGGCCCCCTGGAAGATCTTCGCCAGATCGCGCGGGGCGTCCATATCCGTAAAGCTGTCCAGCCCGAACATGGTGGAAGAGGCGGAAGTGAGAAGCGGTGCGTGTGCCGCTGCCGCCACCTCGGACATGCGCGTCAGAAGGGTCAGATCCTGGGGCGTGTTGCCGAACTCGTAGTCTCCCACGAGGCAGCCGTAGGATGAGCCGCCGAAGCTGCCGAATTCCTCCTCGTACACCTTTTTGAAAAGGGTCGACTGGTCGAACTCCGCTGCCTTCTCCATGTCGCCGGCGAGTTACCGCTTGGAAACGTTCAGGACGCGAACCTTAAGGTTGCTCCCCGTCTCGCTCCGACTCACGAGGGACCAGAGCCCGCGCCACGAAGCCTCCAGCTTCTGGAATTCCTGATGGTGCATGATCTCGTTCACCTGGTCGCTGATCAATTGGTCGATCTGGGCGATCCTCGCGTGAATCATCCGGGAGGTGTCCCCGGTGACCGTGATCTCTCCATCGACCACCTGCCGCACCAGCTCGGTCAGCATCTCGTGCGCGTATTCCTTCTGCTCTTCGCAACGCGCAAGACGCCCTTCGCTCACGATCAGGTCGAACAACGGGCCGCCTGGCCGCGGCACGGCGCACTGCACCACTTCTCTCTCTTGTTCTTCCATGCCATCCTCCTTTGTCAGGCACCCTCCCCGTTCCCGAGTTCGCCCTCACCGGGGCGGTGACAGATCGCCTTCAGGGCATCGCCGCTCTCCAGCAGCTCCCGCAGCAGTTCCTCCAGGCGGTCGTTGCCGTCCAGCCGGTTCAACAGGTCCGCGAGCCTGCGCCTTGCCTCAACCAGCTTCCGCAGCGGCTCGACCTGCTGCGCCACGCGTTCCGGACGGAAGTCTTCGAGGGCTCCAAAGCGAAGCTGGACGCCGAACTCAGAACCGTCGCCGCAGAGCGTGTTGGCGACCCGGAAGGCGAGCCTCGGCTTCATCCCTTCCATCACGTGGTTGAAATTGTCCCTGTCGAGTTCCACGAACCTCCTCTCCTTCAGCCTCGGAAGGGGCGCGAGCGGCGCTCCCGACAGGTCGGCGAGAACTCCCACCACGAACGGGATTTCCTTCACCTCGACCCCGTCTCCCAGCTCTACGTCGTAGGTGATGCGGACCCGCGGTGCCCTCACACGCTCCAGCTTGTGCTGCAGACTTTCCGAAGTGACCATGGTTCCTCCCTTTTCCTTTTCGATCAGATGCGGTACTGCATTGCCTTCGTCACGTCGAACGAGCAGATACGTCGCAAAAGCAGTTGTGCGAGGTCCAGATCGCTCTCCCGCGGTCCTCCGGCCAGGAGACAGCGGTAGTAGGTTTCCAGCACCTCGGCGATCCAAAGCGGCGACTCCCAGCGCTCCAGGTGCAGCTCTTCGATGATGCCGTGCAACTCCTCGACGATCGGCCGCGCGAGGTCCGGGCGTCCGGCTTCCAGGCAAAGCCGCCCAATCATGAGCCGCACGCGGTTTCTGTCGCGTACCGAACCGGCTGCGTTGCCCGCGTACAAGAGCATGGCGAGCGCTTCCTGAAAGCGTCCCGCCGCCAGCATGACTAGAGCCTCTTCCCAGAGCGCATCGGCGGCGGGCGCGGCAGTTACAACCTCGGATACGGCGGCTACCGGCGCATGGGCGGTGCCTCCGGCGGGGTTCTGTTCACGGTGCACTGCCGACTCGAGCACCGGGGCGACCGGGTCCGCATGAGCGGCGGGAGCTCCACCGTAAACCCGGTCGAGGAGTGCGCTGCAGGCGTCGATCACCCCGATCAGATCGGACAGGCTGGGCGCAGCGCCGCCGAACTTCTCTTCAAGAAGGAGCACGAGTTGCTCGAGGCTCTCGCGGCAGCCGGAGAGCTGTGCGCGGGTCTCCCTGGCAAAGCGCCCCTTCGACTGCTCGGCGGCGGCGTCGAACGCCTCGGCACTCACAGCATCCTCGGCGAGGAGCGCCTCCCGCCTGTTCTTTTTCTCCTCGTCGATCTCGCCGTAACGGTTCTTCGTCTCCGCCTCGCTGCCGACCTGGCGGGACTGCTGCCACTTGAGCCATGAGTATCCGTGCGTGACCTCGGGGTCGGTGAGAGGTATGTGCCTTACGTGCAGCGCGACCTTTTCGTTCAGGAACTGAAACGGGGCTGCACGGTACTCCAGGTCGCCGCCTTCGGGCTGGGGGTAGATTCCTTCCCAGAAGCGCTCCACGAGCCCCACAACCAGCCGCACCCCCTGTTCAAGGCCGCGGAAGCCGTGCAGCACGGTGAGGGCCTCGGCAAGCCAGACGGCAATTTGCAGGTCCTTGCTCCGCGTGCTGAGCGCCGATACGGTGAGGGAAACCGCCTTCTCCCAGTTCGCCGTCTTCACCGAATGCCGCCAGTCCCCC from Geomonas ferrireducens includes these protein-coding regions:
- the tssG gene encoding type VI secretion system baseplate subunit TssG; the encoded protein is MKRNALKGARFFQVVQLLERMHPSDVGVGEAISPDTERIRFKARKGFAFPAGDVAGVSCGADGVVQVEVAHMGLVGPSGMLPHWYHELVLARETAKDHSMGDFYDLFHHRLVSLFYRAWKRNALLPQKKRDHSDVFSSHLFSFLGLGTGGLREHLAALEAALLHFCGEASRQGTSAGTIARMVTVVFGVKADVEPFVPRVAALEPSDQATLGQANCRLGVDAVCGSETRDVQSTFRVCLGPMRYEEFVDLSGVRKLRHLVSLVRFLSGLEYEIEIRLVLKKDEVPVCRLGCTSPDAPRLGHSIWMKDPAFTLDEDPFVTIHPDEIAKQAASEVG
- the tssF gene encoding type VI secretion system baseplate subunit TssF, giving the protein MPDDILDYFERELSFLRDMGSDFARKYPKIAGRLLLEPGKCEDPHTERLIEACAFLCARIQRKIDDGLPEITQSLLEVLYPQLTAPIPSLSVVRFAPLFRNVPEAGYHVARGTELFSRPVNGTSCRFRTVYPVTLWPIEVIDAHLEVPGKLIKGAQRMVRIRLFFHNGLDFSRFHGDTLRFYLNGQPQVVFPLYQLLMNHVCAVECASADTSSAASLQLAPGCLLPVGFAADEGLFPYPERSFPGYRLLLEYFAFPQKFLFFEITGLSVLRNSAFGRVLDLLCYLDTAVPEPLTVGPETFCLYATPVVNAFQRVAEPIRLDHRKSDYRVVPDLRREGAMEVLTVDEVTSTASTAPGQVKRYRPVFPDCNGEDGEAGEGAGLWQLQRRPASRPHDGGTEIFLSFCDLAGDGTAPSDETVLVRATCSNRDLPAKLSIGAPACAFETESAAPLTAITCLVKPTMPLRPTLDGARQRRLISHLSLNYLSLVDGGAGALRELLSLYDFAASPATRQQINGIVSVNSRPVTRRVAGGFCRGTEVTVVLDQEQYVGSGVYLFSSILERFLGQYVSVNSFVQMVARDASNDTVIKVWPPRSGDRVLL
- the tssE gene encoding type VI secretion system baseplate subunit TssE; the encoded protein is MRYQPEPAKSLLDRLMDQQPESPDEPVQCSRTGINAQVSSVLRDLENLFNTRSCTGLTSNLGLAPHVINSILTYGSRDFSLENPRSQAVRQAIRLEIIRLLSSFEPRLKDVTVRFAPTPEERTLSFRIEAVLHIETVAVATAFDTHFDINSGSYTILS
- a CDS encoding Hcp family type VI secretion system effector; its protein translation is MAFDAFLKIEGIPGESSDDKHRDWIEVLSYNFSVTQPTSGTASSAGGASAERASFSDFSVVKVLDKSSPKLFEACANGKHIPSVTLEICRAGGDKLKYMEYKLSNVIISLDRPGGSAHAGEAIPVEEIAFNFGKIEIAYTQQMRADGSGGGQVAAGWNLETNKKV
- the tssB gene encoding type VI secretion system contractile sheath small subunit, whose product is MVTSESLQHKLERVRAPRVRITYDVELGDGVEVKEIPFVVGVLADLSGAPLAPLPRLKERRFVELDRDNFNHVMEGMKPRLAFRVANTLCGDGSEFGVQLRFGALEDFRPERVAQQVEPLRKLVEARRRLADLLNRLDGNDRLEELLRELLESGDALKAICHRPGEGELGNGEGA
- the tssA gene encoding type VI secretion system protein TssA translates to MTQGIVIDELLLPISGTDPAGTDLRYTTCYEEIMEARRCEDDISMGDWRHSVKTANWEKAVSLTVSALSTRSKDLQIAVWLAEALTVLHGFRGLEQGVRLVVGLVERFWEGIYPQPEGGDLEYRAAPFQFLNEKVALHVRHIPLTDPEVTHGYSWLKWQQSRQVGSEAETKNRYGEIDEEKKNRREALLAEDAVSAEAFDAAAEQSKGRFARETRAQLSGCRESLEQLVLLLEEKFGGAAPSLSDLIGVIDACSALLDRVYGGAPAAHADPVAPVLESAVHREQNPAGGTAHAPVAAVSEVVTAAPAADALWEEALVMLAAGRFQEALAMLLYAGNAAGSVRDRNRVRLMIGRLCLEAGRPDLARPIVEELHGIIEELHLERWESPLWIAEVLETYYRCLLAGGPRESDLDLAQLLLRRICSFDVTKAMQYRI